A stretch of Desulfobacter hydrogenophilus DNA encodes these proteins:
- a CDS encoding RidA family protein, with the protein MTPVISKNAPAAVGPYSHAVIHNDTVYCAGQIPLDPATGEIVGITIEDQTRQVMSNLEAVLKDCHTSLKNIVKTTVFLASMDDFAGMNQIYEATLDGHKPARSAFQVGRLPKDALVEIECIAVCDKK; encoded by the coding sequence ATGACACCTGTTATATCAAAAAATGCACCCGCAGCCGTGGGACCCTATTCCCATGCCGTAATCCACAACGATACGGTATACTGTGCCGGACAGATCCCCCTGGATCCCGCCACAGGTGAAATTGTGGGTATCACCATTGAAGATCAGACCCGGCAGGTCATGTCCAATCTTGAAGCCGTACTTAAGGATTGCCATACAAGCTTGAAAAATATTGTAAAAACTACGGTGTTTCTGGCGTCCATGGATGATTTTGCAGGTATGAACCAGATTTACGAAGCGACCCTTGACGGCCATAAACCGGCCAGATCCGCCTTTCAGGTGGGACGTCTTCCCAAAGATGCCCTGGTGGAAATTGAGTGTATTGCCGTGTGTGACAAAAAATAG
- a CDS encoding DEAD/DEAH box helicase: MKKRYYRSGKKKSESRPSRPIHYPELTAGADKSLKKTFDRIGVPEKQPFIPDPFQLEAIEAIHTSDCLVTAPTGAGKTWIAEQAAKRILENNGKVWYATPLKALTNSIHAGFSKIFGKEKVGILTGDIKENTTADIIIGTTEILRNQLYDAMYTGQNLKCDLIILDEAHFLGDAERGVVWEEIMIYLPVRIPLLLLSATIGNPDQIAGWLSTIRDKACKVVENTQRPVPLFPLFFHPSGTLYPLLEKTGTDGKRTRLYKKVYDFNQSGKRLMLAPPGRLPKFSDILKVLSHFDLLPAIFFLKSRAECDQAIKLCDGSLRKNAPEKKQALMDRLEQLTANNPHLSAHPQRPYLEETATAAHHSGHLPAWKVVVETLMAEGLLDAMFATSTVAAGVNFPARSVVILNSDRFNGRDFMSLTPSEFQQMAGRAGRRGMDNIGFATLLPGKYMDVSLVAKLVNAPPLNVDSQIKIDFSMVLNLLLSNTPEQVRTLLEKSFASHLIAIGAKAGKSGRKARKKFGNDMEYLWLDFTEHMDFLIQEGFVSPEGTKPSTLTEDGIWASKLRIDSPLLVAQSLRDKLLPERDPALLAAMMASFVNEKEFKDDMLFNTSLSKRLKDAFLALRLGLKPFAVKMLQSGFPAPNLFIQPASLIYAWAHDTPWDELMHKSDFAEGDFARLVLRTAENLRQMTHLNQDFPVFAKTAAQAIDMILKAPVVTVF; encoded by the coding sequence ATGAAAAAAAGATATTATCGTTCCGGAAAGAAAAAATCCGAATCCAGACCATCACGTCCCATTCATTACCCCGAGCTCACTGCCGGGGCAGATAAATCATTGAAAAAAACCTTTGATCGGATAGGTGTTCCCGAAAAACAGCCTTTCATACCGGATCCCTTCCAGCTTGAAGCCATTGAAGCTATCCACACATCGGACTGTCTTGTCACAGCCCCCACAGGTGCCGGGAAAACCTGGATTGCAGAACAGGCCGCCAAAAGGATATTGGAAAACAACGGTAAGGTGTGGTATGCCACGCCTCTAAAGGCGCTGACCAATTCTATCCATGCCGGATTTTCAAAAATTTTCGGCAAGGAAAAGGTGGGCATTCTCACCGGCGACATCAAGGAAAATACAACCGCGGACATCATCATCGGTACCACGGAAATTTTAAGGAACCAACTCTATGATGCCATGTACACGGGCCAGAACCTAAAATGCGATCTGATTATCCTGGATGAAGCCCACTTTCTCGGCGATGCCGAGCGCGGCGTGGTATGGGAGGAGATCATGATCTACCTGCCCGTGCGCATCCCGCTGCTTTTGCTGTCCGCAACCATCGGCAACCCGGACCAGATTGCAGGCTGGCTGTCCACTATCCGTGACAAGGCGTGTAAAGTGGTGGAAAATACCCAGCGGCCGGTACCCCTGTTCCCTTTATTTTTTCATCCCTCGGGCACCCTTTATCCTTTGCTTGAAAAAACAGGGACAGACGGCAAGCGGACCCGTCTCTATAAAAAAGTATATGATTTTAACCAGTCAGGTAAACGCCTTATGCTTGCCCCACCTGGTCGACTGCCCAAATTTTCAGATATTCTCAAGGTGCTTTCTCACTTTGATCTGCTGCCGGCCATCTTTTTTTTGAAATCCCGGGCAGAATGCGACCAGGCAATCAAATTATGCGATGGCAGTCTGCGCAAAAATGCGCCTGAAAAAAAGCAGGCACTGATGGACCGACTTGAACAGCTTACGGCAAACAACCCCCATTTATCCGCACATCCCCAGCGGCCCTACCTGGAGGAAACCGCAACGGCCGCCCACCATTCAGGGCATCTGCCCGCCTGGAAAGTGGTGGTGGAGACGTTAATGGCCGAAGGACTTTTAGATGCCATGTTTGCCACATCCACGGTGGCGGCCGGTGTGAATTTTCCGGCCCGGTCCGTTGTTATTCTCAATTCCGACCGGTTCAATGGCCGGGATTTTATGTCATTAACTCCCAGTGAATTCCAGCAGATGGCAGGACGGGCCGGAAGACGCGGCATGGACAACATCGGATTTGCCACACTACTGCCGGGCAAATACATGGATGTGTCCCTTGTGGCCAAACTGGTGAATGCGCCGCCTTTAAATGTAGACTCCCAGATCAAAATTGATTTTTCCATGGTGCTCAATCTTCTGTTATCCAACACCCCGGAACAGGTGCGCACCTTGTTAGAAAAATCCTTTGCCTCCCATCTCATTGCCATTGGCGCAAAAGCCGGGAAAAGCGGCAGAAAGGCCAGAAAAAAATTCGGCAACGATATGGAATATTTATGGCTGGATTTTACGGAACACATGGACTTTTTGATCCAAGAAGGCTTTGTTTCGCCTGAAGGGACAAAACCCAGCACCCTGACCGAAGATGGCATATGGGCATCTAAACTGCGTATTGATTCGCCGCTGCTTGTGGCCCAGTCTCTTCGGGACAAACTTTTACCCGAGCGTGATCCGGCGCTTTTAGCAGCTATGATGGCCTCATTTGTCAATGAAAAGGAGTTCAAGGATGATATGTTGTTCAATACGTCTCTTTCCAAACGACTTAAGGATGCGTTCCTGGCGTTGCGCCTGGGACTGAAACCCTTTGCCGTAAAAATGCTGCAGTCAGGATTTCCTGCGCCCAACCTTTTTATACAACCGGCATCGCTAATTTATGCCTGGGCCCATGACACGCCTTGGGATGAGCTGATGCACAAGTCGGATTTTGCCGAAGGTGATTTTGCTAGGCTGGTTTTGAGAACTGCGGAAAATCTGCGTCAGATGACACATCTGAATCAAGATTTTCCTGTGTTTGCCAAAACAGCGGCCCAAGCTATTGATATGATACTCAAAGCGCCAGTGGTTACAGTCTTTTAA
- a CDS encoding amino acid ABC transporter permease, with amino-acid sequence MNDFFPFIIHQVIPSLNTGLFVSIKLIVPSALLGLLIGVVTGTLGVYGPGPVKKLCDFYVALFRGTPLVVQLYFWYFALPYTNFWGIRIVMSAVTCAIVGFSLCSGAYHAEYIRGGLLSIKTGQLKAAQALGMTPFTSVKSIVLPQAFRHSFTGCCNEIIYLIKYSSLASIITINEMTGIGRGIAKATFRNVETFLVVGIYYLILVSLAGILLNYVERRMEIPGFERQAR; translated from the coding sequence GTGAACGACTTTTTCCCCTTTATCATACACCAGGTCATACCCAGCCTGAACACAGGACTTTTTGTAAGTATTAAGCTTATTGTGCCGTCGGCCCTGCTCGGCCTTTTGATCGGTGTCGTTACCGGCACATTAGGGGTTTACGGTCCTGGGCCTGTAAAAAAACTGTGTGATTTTTATGTGGCCTTGTTCCGGGGCACGCCACTGGTGGTCCAGCTCTATTTTTGGTACTTTGCCCTGCCCTACACAAATTTTTGGGGGATACGCATTGTCATGTCCGCTGTGACCTGCGCCATTGTTGGATTTTCCCTTTGCTCCGGGGCCTATCACGCCGAATATATCCGGGGTGGGCTTCTTTCCATCAAGACAGGACAACTTAAAGCAGCCCAGGCTTTAGGCATGACGCCGTTTACCTCGGTGAAAAGCATTGTCCTGCCCCAGGCGTTCAGGCACTCTTTTACCGGGTGCTGCAATGAGATCATTTACCTGATCAAATACTCATCCCTGGCCTCTATCATCACCATCAATGAAATGACCGGCATTGGCCGGGGCATTGCCAAGGCCACCTTTAGAAACGTTGAGACTTTCCTGGTGGTTGGAATTTATTACTTGATTCTGGTCTCCCTTGCCGGCATCCTTCTCAACTATGTGGAACGACGTATGGAAATCCCGGGTTTTGAGCGCCAGGCAAGATGA
- a CDS encoding amino acid ABC transporter permease, whose product MHNMLTFFSSITDSLPYIFSGLWITVVLIIGAMGLGLLIGIPFSVIRVYGHPFARRCVALYVWFFRGVPVLVLFYLFYFGLLSWLDQVPALDFLPLGDAFFAAILVLGMTTGAYQTQIFKGAILSLPQGQLKAARSLGMGDISAITAIILPQALRFSIPAWSNEFSIVLKDSALAYVIGVAELMSRTRSVAAITHKPLPFTLFAGLIFFILTWAGVKGLKRLEKKMQIQGYTQ is encoded by the coding sequence ATGCATAACATGCTCACTTTTTTTTCTTCCATAACCGACTCCCTGCCCTATATATTTTCAGGACTATGGATCACGGTGGTTCTCATTATCGGGGCCATGGGTTTAGGGCTTTTGATCGGCATCCCTTTTTCCGTGATCCGAGTGTATGGACATCCCTTTGCCCGGCGCTGTGTGGCACTGTATGTCTGGTTTTTCAGAGGCGTACCTGTTCTTGTGCTGTTCTATTTATTTTACTTTGGGCTTCTATCCTGGCTTGACCAGGTGCCGGCTTTGGATTTTTTGCCCCTTGGCGATGCCTTTTTTGCGGCCATCCTGGTTTTAGGCATGACCACCGGGGCGTATCAGACCCAAATTTTTAAAGGTGCGATCCTCTCTTTGCCCCAGGGGCAGCTTAAGGCTGCGCGCTCCCTTGGCATGGGTGACATTTCAGCCATAACCGCCATTATTCTGCCCCAGGCACTGCGGTTTTCCATTCCGGCCTGGTCTAATGAATTCTCCATTGTTTTAAAGGATTCGGCGCTCGCCTATGTGATCGGGGTGGCGGAACTGATGTCACGGACCCGGTCCGTTGCTGCCATCACCCACAAACCTCTGCCCTTTACCCTGTTTGCTGGACTGATATTTTTTATACTCACCTGGGCTGGGGTCAAGGGACTTAAACGATTGGAGAAGAAGATGCAAATACAGGGATATACCCAATGA
- the ettA gene encoding energy-dependent translational throttle protein EttA, with the protein MSEDTKKVIYSMLNVSKFHGTRQVLKDISLSYFYGAKIGVLGLNGSGKSTLLNIMAGIDTEFVGETILSKGFTVGFLEQEPLVDSDKTVREVVEEGVQETVDLLNEYEKISEAFAEPMSDDEMDALLDKQGKLQEKLDHMDAWDLDAQLKMAMDALRCPPENTPVSVISGGEKRRVALCRLLLQKPDILLLDEPTNHLDAESVGWLEQHLNRFEGTVIAVTHDRYFLDNVAGWILELDRGEGIPWKGNYSSWLEQKQQRLAKEEKSESKRRQTLARELEWIKMSPKGRRSKSKARITAYEELLNKDSKQQEQKMEIFIPPGPRLGSKVVVAQNVSKAFEDKLLVEDMNFVLPPGAIVGVVGPNGAGKTTLFKMITGKEKPDSGTIEIGDSVRVAYVDQERDTLDPEKTIYEVISGGSDTLLLGDREINARAYVGKFNFSGSDQQKKVKDISGGERNRVHMATLLQKQGNLLLLDEPTNDLDVNTMRALEEAIENFAGCAVIISHDRWFLDRLATHILAFEGDSRTLFFEGSYSDYEKDRRKRLGIKESQPTRIKYRQLTR; encoded by the coding sequence ATGTCCGAAGATACTAAAAAAGTTATTTACTCGATGCTCAATGTGAGCAAATTCCATGGCACCCGCCAGGTGCTCAAGGATATTTCACTGTCCTATTTTTACGGGGCAAAAATTGGTGTGCTTGGTCTTAACGGTTCAGGTAAATCTACACTTTTAAATATTATGGCAGGGATAGACACCGAGTTTGTCGGTGAAACCATCTTATCCAAGGGATTTACCGTGGGCTTTCTTGAACAGGAACCCCTGGTGGACTCGGATAAAACCGTGCGGGAAGTTGTGGAAGAAGGAGTTCAGGAAACCGTAGACCTGTTAAACGAATACGAAAAGATATCTGAAGCCTTTGCAGAACCCATGTCCGACGATGAGATGGACGCCCTTTTGGACAAACAGGGAAAGCTGCAGGAAAAACTTGACCACATGGATGCCTGGGATCTGGATGCCCAGCTTAAAATGGCCATGGACGCCCTTCGTTGTCCGCCCGAAAATACCCCTGTCAGCGTGATCTCCGGTGGTGAAAAGCGCCGGGTGGCCCTATGCCGTCTGCTGCTGCAAAAACCCGACATTCTGCTTTTGGATGAGCCGACCAACCATCTTGATGCAGAATCCGTGGGCTGGTTGGAACAGCATTTAAACCGATTTGAAGGTACGGTCATTGCCGTAACCCATGACCGCTATTTCCTGGACAATGTGGCAGGCTGGATTCTGGAACTGGACAGAGGCGAAGGCATTCCCTGGAAAGGCAATTACTCTTCTTGGCTGGAACAGAAACAGCAGCGTCTGGCAAAAGAAGAAAAAAGCGAGAGCAAGCGCCGCCAAACATTGGCCAGGGAGCTTGAGTGGATCAAGATGTCGCCCAAAGGCCGACGCTCTAAATCAAAAGCCAGAATCACGGCTTATGAGGAGTTGCTCAACAAGGACAGCAAACAGCAGGAACAAAAAATGGAAATCTTTATTCCGCCGGGACCACGGCTTGGTTCAAAGGTTGTTGTGGCGCAAAATGTTTCCAAGGCCTTTGAGGACAAACTTCTGGTGGAAGATATGAATTTTGTTCTTCCACCGGGTGCCATTGTGGGTGTGGTTGGTCCCAACGGTGCCGGTAAAACCACGCTATTTAAAATGATTACCGGTAAGGAAAAACCCGATTCCGGCACCATTGAAATCGGCGACAGCGTACGCGTTGCTTATGTGGACCAGGAACGGGACACCCTGGATCCTGAAAAAACTATTTATGAAGTGATCTCCGGCGGAAGCGATACCCTTTTGCTGGGGGATAGGGAAATCAATGCCCGGGCCTATGTGGGCAAATTTAACTTCTCCGGCTCTGACCAGCAGAAAAAGGTAAAAGATATTTCAGGGGGTGAGCGCAACCGGGTACACATGGCCACCCTGCTGCAAAAACAGGGCAATCTGCTGCTTTTGGACGAACCCACCAACGACCTGGATGTCAATACCATGCGGGCATTGGAAGAAGCCATTGAAAACTTTGCAGGGTGCGCTGTGATCATCAGCCATGATCGCTGGTTCCTGGACCGCCTTGCCACCCATATCCTTGCATTTGAAGGCGACAGCCGGACCCTGTTCTTTGAAGGATCCTATTCAGACTATGAAAAGGATCGCAGAAAACGACTGGGCATCAAGGAAAGCCAGCCCACAAGGATCAAATACCGCCAGTTGACCCGATAA
- a CDS encoding NifB/NifX family molybdenum-iron cluster-binding protein, producing the protein MKIAITTWGNRVSPVFDAAQTLLIADIENQNIHNKKYESFQPDDIIALAALLNREKVTALVCGAISETYAARLVENRIRMFAFVTGNAMDILDCLARHNIIKPAFMMPGCTPITKMPLA; encoded by the coding sequence ATGAAAATTGCGATTACCACTTGGGGAAACCGGGTCTCTCCTGTGTTTGACGCAGCACAAACGCTTTTAATTGCCGATATTGAAAATCAAAACATTCATAATAAAAAATATGAATCTTTCCAGCCGGACGACATAATTGCCCTGGCAGCGCTTTTAAACCGTGAAAAAGTCACGGCCCTGGTTTGCGGTGCAATTTCCGAAACCTATGCGGCTCGTCTTGTTGAAAACAGAATTCGCATGTTCGCCTTTGTCACCGGGAATGCCATGGATATACTGGATTGTCTGGCTAGGCATAATATCATTAAACCGGCTTTCATGATGCCTGGATGCACGCCGATAACAAAAATGCCTTTGGCCTGA
- a CDS encoding amino acid ABC transporter ATP-binding protein, translating into MTPPNGTGPVVLEARGIVKELGGNTVLNHVDLTLAKGDLKVLIGPSGSGKSTLLQCLNLLHIPEDGQLLLDGTPVNFKKKTDLYQLRQKVGMIFQDFNLFDHLSARQNVAIALKKVKKQAKKQAHDRACEELARVGLSNKMELYPAQLSGGQKQRVSIARALAMDPEVLLLDEPTSALDPELISEVLVVIRDLAKAGMTMLMATHQISFSAGLAHEFVFMENGRITEQGVPSVLLAENSGSRTRDFCAKISELTGAEA; encoded by the coding sequence ATGACACCACCCAATGGTACCGGTCCAGTTGTTCTGGAAGCCCGGGGGATTGTAAAGGAACTTGGCGGCAACACCGTTTTGAACCATGTGGATTTAACCCTTGCCAAAGGGGATTTAAAAGTGCTTATCGGTCCATCGGGTTCCGGTAAATCAACATTGCTGCAATGCTTAAATCTTTTGCACATCCCCGAAGATGGCCAACTGCTTTTAGACGGCACACCGGTGAATTTTAAAAAAAAAACGGATCTGTACCAGTTGCGGCAAAAGGTGGGGATGATCTTCCAGGACTTTAACCTGTTTGACCATTTATCTGCCCGCCAAAATGTAGCCATTGCACTGAAAAAAGTAAAAAAACAAGCAAAAAAACAAGCCCACGACAGGGCATGTGAGGAACTTGCACGGGTTGGACTGTCAAATAAAATGGAGCTGTATCCGGCCCAGTTGTCCGGGGGGCAGAAGCAGCGGGTTTCCATTGCAAGGGCCCTGGCCATGGACCCGGAGGTGCTGCTTTTGGATGAACCCACATCAGCCCTGGACCCGGAACTGATCAGCGAGGTGCTGGTGGTGATCCGGGATTTGGCAAAGGCGGGGATGACCATGCTCATGGCCACCCACCAGATCAGCTTTTCCGCAGGCCTTGCCCATGAATTCGTGTTCATGGAAAACGGACGCATTACCGAACAGGGGGTGCCATCAGTCCTTCTGGCTGAAAACAGCGGATCACGGACCCGGGATTTTTGTGCCAAAATTTCAGAGTTGACCGGAGCTGAGGCGTGA
- a CDS encoding DMT family transporter, which yields MTVSVSRPVAGIFWGAIIISFSSVMVTLSHVNPIISAFYRVFWGCLFLLIPCGLNNEFKQIDLKPCLGAVGCGFFFAVDLISWHFCIEYVGPGLATILGNLQVFIMALVGAFLFKERLGTAYMIALTLAILGLYMIIGMDMAQLTPEYLTGVGLGVITALSYSVFLLLMRMVHSGDDVPMFIYQVIVTGVCALIIGSIAVFMGRSFIIPDFSSLAALVCLGLLSQGLAWVIISHYLPRVDTSRAGLILLLQPALSFVWDVVFFDRLTGMMGWLGVSIVLSAIYMGMMRRA from the coding sequence ATGACGGTTTCAGTCAGTCGGCCCGTTGCCGGTATTTTTTGGGGTGCAATAATCATCAGTTTTTCAAGCGTGATGGTGACGTTATCCCATGTGAATCCTATAATTTCAGCATTTTACCGTGTTTTTTGGGGATGCTTGTTTCTTCTGATCCCCTGTGGTTTAAACAATGAATTTAAACAGATTGATCTTAAGCCCTGTTTAGGGGCTGTCGGGTGCGGGTTTTTTTTTGCCGTGGATCTTATCTCCTGGCATTTTTGCATTGAATATGTGGGGCCGGGTCTTGCCACCATTCTTGGAAATCTGCAAGTTTTTATCATGGCCCTGGTGGGCGCATTTCTGTTCAAGGAGAGGTTGGGGACAGCCTATATGATTGCCTTGACCCTGGCCATTTTGGGACTGTATATGATTATCGGCATGGACATGGCACAGTTGACGCCTGAATATTTGACCGGTGTGGGTTTGGGCGTTATAACCGCTCTAAGTTACAGTGTTTTTCTTTTACTTATGCGTATGGTTCACTCCGGGGATGACGTTCCCATGTTTATCTACCAGGTAATCGTGACAGGGGTTTGTGCCCTTATCATTGGATCTATAGCTGTTTTTATGGGCCGTTCCTTTATTATTCCGGATTTTTCATCTTTGGCTGCCCTGGTCTGTCTCGGTCTTTTGTCCCAGGGATTGGCCTGGGTAATTATATCCCATTATCTTCCCAGGGTGGATACCTCCAGGGCCGGACTGATTTTGTTACTGCAACCCGCGTTGTCATTTGTATGGGATGTGGTGTTTTTTGATCGGCTAACCGGCATGATGGGGTGGCTTGGCGTATCCATAGTGCTGTCTGCCATTTATATGGGCATGATGCGAAGGGCTTAA
- a CDS encoding sigma-54 interaction domain-containing protein, with translation MSQNDRNTPLSIDTTKIILDSISDGVFTIDYNWKITSFNRAAEEITGICRQDAIGCHCWDVFRSNMCEQGCALKKTMDQGKPFVSSSAYIINIQQKKIPITASTSLLIDKDGEVLGGVETFRDHSVVEALRKELTGGVRVGDMVSNSSAMKNIFNILPQIAESDSSVLIEGETGTGKELMAKAIHNTSHRKDAPFVAINCGALPDTLLESELFGYKKGAFTHAVKDKPGHFALADTGTIFLDEIADTSPAFQVRLLRVLQEREYTPLGGIAKEQSNVRIIAATNKNLTTMVENKEFRQDLYYRINVIKISLPPLRHRMEDIPYLVDQFISRLNLRRNKMIQGLSPEVLAAFMAHDFPGNIRELENIIEHAFVLCAKEFITMAHLPPSLVAKSGPEAGDNKNPVVAAQIKMITDALKRNNNNRNAAARDLGIHKSTLFRRIKKLGIQL, from the coding sequence ATGTCCCAAAATGATAGAAATACCCCATTAAGCATTGATACCACAAAAATCATCCTGGATTCAATTTCAGACGGGGTCTTTACCATTGACTACAACTGGAAAATCACCTCTTTTAACAGGGCTGCCGAAGAGATTACCGGCATCTGCCGGCAGGATGCCATAGGTTGTCATTGCTGGGATGTTTTCCGTTCCAATATGTGTGAACAGGGCTGTGCCCTGAAAAAGACAATGGATCAGGGCAAACCGTTTGTATCAAGTTCCGCATATATTATTAACATTCAGCAAAAAAAAATTCCGATCACTGCATCAACCTCTCTGCTTATTGATAAAGATGGTGAGGTTCTGGGCGGGGTGGAAACCTTCAGGGATCACTCTGTGGTGGAAGCCTTAAGAAAGGAGTTGACCGGAGGAGTCCGGGTTGGCGATATGGTAAGCAACTCCAGTGCCATGAAAAATATTTTCAATATCCTTCCCCAGATTGCTGAAAGCGATTCCTCCGTTTTGATCGAAGGAGAAACAGGTACTGGAAAAGAGTTAATGGCAAAGGCCATTCACAACACCAGCCATAGAAAAGATGCCCCTTTTGTGGCCATCAACTGCGGGGCCCTACCGGACACATTGCTGGAATCGGAACTATTTGGATACAAAAAAGGGGCATTTACCCATGCAGTAAAAGATAAGCCCGGACATTTTGCCCTGGCAGACACGGGTACGATATTTCTTGATGAAATCGCAGACACAAGCCCGGCCTTTCAGGTCAGGCTGCTTAGGGTTCTTCAGGAACGCGAATACACACCGCTTGGCGGTATAGCCAAAGAGCAATCCAATGTCAGAATTATTGCCGCCACCAATAAAAATCTGACAACTATGGTGGAAAACAAGGAATTCCGGCAGGATCTTTATTACCGCATCAATGTTATTAAAATATCCCTGCCGCCTTTGCGCCATAGAATGGAGGATATTCCCTATCTAGTAGATCAGTTCATCTCCCGGTTGAACCTGCGCCGAAATAAAATGATCCAGGGGCTTTCTCCTGAGGTGCTTGCCGCATTCATGGCCCATGATTTCCCCGGAAATATCAGGGAACTTGAGAATATCATTGAACATGCCTTTGTCCTATGTGCCAAGGAGTTCATTACCATGGCGCATTTGCCGCCGTCGCTTGTAGCCAAATCAGGACCGGAAGCCGGTGACAATAAAAATCCGGTGGTTGCAGCGCAAATTAAAATGATTACGGACGCGTTGAAACGAAATAACAATAACCGCAATGCCGCAGCCCGGGACTTAGGGATACACAAAAGCACCCTGTTCAGGCGTATCAAAAAATTAGGTATTCAATTGTAA
- a CDS encoding flagellar protein FlaG: MNMTAKSLTAQETIQERAPLISVDKLQSVQKNVENTQTKGNKESSSQTSGQQMSTEEVKEMVESFQEMSETIQTKLSFSVDEENNEIVVKIFDKESEELLRQFPSDEMLSLQNKMSDLAGFLFDQKV; the protein is encoded by the coding sequence ATGAATATGACCGCAAAATCGCTTACGGCACAAGAAACCATCCAGGAAAGAGCGCCTTTGATTTCTGTAGATAAGCTTCAAAGTGTACAGAAAAACGTTGAAAATACCCAGACAAAGGGAAACAAGGAATCCTCGAGCCAGACCAGCGGACAGCAGATGAGCACCGAAGAGGTCAAAGAGATGGTCGAGTCTTTTCAGGAGATGTCCGAGACCATTCAAACCAAATTAAGCTTTTCGGTTGATGAAGAGAACAATGAAATCGTTGTTAAGATTTTCGATAAGGAGTCCGAAGAGTTGCTCCGCCAGTTTCCATCCGATGAGATGCTCTCTTTACAGAATAAAATGAGTGATCTTGCCGGATTTCTGTTTGATCAGAAGGTTTGA
- a CDS encoding MTH938/NDUFAF3 family protein: MITSFAFGQMVIGTDTYTADLIILPDRRILPDWRRKEGHVLDMPDLESVLPLRPNLIIVGTGVNDRMKMAPGLPKALFAMGIELKALATDAAVAMFNTTIAQTPDKAVSACFHLTC, from the coding sequence ATGATAACATCATTCGCTTTTGGTCAAATGGTTATTGGTACTGACACATACACTGCCGATTTGATCATTCTCCCGGACAGGCGAATCCTTCCGGACTGGCGCAGAAAAGAAGGTCATGTGCTTGACATGCCGGATTTAGAGTCGGTTTTGCCTTTGAGGCCAAATCTAATCATTGTCGGCACCGGCGTTAATGACCGGATGAAAATGGCACCGGGTCTTCCAAAGGCGCTGTTCGCCATGGGCATCGAACTAAAAGCCCTGGCAACGGATGCGGCCGTAGCCATGTTCAACACTACAATCGCCCAAACACCGGACAAAGCGGTGAGCGCCTGCTTTCATTTAACCTGCTGA
- a CDS encoding YfiR family protein: MYNFSKFIRWPAKAFNNEDELFVIGVVGKDAFLEISAVLESGKIGTHDISVRYYSKIDEIKGCHLLYIHQKTPDFWQPLIRKLKNSGTVMVGEASTFARQGGMIQFMTIKNKLRFIINFKAVKAAGFDLDSRLLSLALELIK, encoded by the coding sequence CTGTATAATTTTTCCAAATTTATCCGCTGGCCGGCCAAGGCATTTAATAACGAAGACGAACTGTTTGTCATTGGCGTTGTGGGCAAAGATGCGTTCCTGGAAATCTCAGCAGTGCTTGAATCAGGCAAAATCGGCACCCATGACATTTCAGTTCGATACTACAGCAAAATTGATGAAATTAAGGGTTGCCACCTGCTTTATATCCATCAAAAAACCCCTGACTTTTGGCAGCCCTTAATCCGTAAATTGAAAAATTCAGGCACTGTCATGGTGGGGGAGGCCAGCACTTTTGCAAGACAAGGCGGCATGATTCAATTTATGACCATTAAAAATAAATTACGATTTATAATCAATTTCAAGGCTGTAAAGGCGGCTGGTTTTGATCTGGATTCCCGTTTGCTTTCCCTGGCCCTTGAATTAATCAAATAA